A stretch of Paraburkholderia phenazinium DNA encodes these proteins:
- a CDS encoding methyl-accepting chemotaxis protein: protein MRKLGFKQKLWLPLLVSLTALLLVSISAAWLSYQTRIDERKHDLVNVAHIGLSIVEEYAALAQAGTLTEDQARQQALARLRDIRYGEDGYFLVINSRPQMVMHPMKPAMNGKDLSGVADADGRHHYVAFASTAQAPQGGFVDYVFPRPHITPATAVDKLGYVVRYAPWDWIIATGAYTDDIAAAFHNSLYAAGGVFLVLAVLLALLVALINRSIERTIGGDPHYAADITEAIASGNLAIGIRTRRNDTDSLMQTIRRMRDALKRTIGEIRGVADNVAVTARQIASGNADLSARTESQAAALQQTASSLEEMTSMVHQTAENARSASQLATNAAQVTDRGGAMVVEAVATMRDISSESQKMVDIIAVIEGIAFQTNILALNAAVEAARAGEEGRGFAVVAGEVRNLAQRSASAAKEIRGLIQNAVGKVGSGAELVERTGATIQEAQDAMARVTSIVQEIALAVAQQSEGIEQINVAVTQMDNVTQQNAALVEQAAAAALSFEDQARQLQAAVAAFDVGETSHGSAVQH, encoded by the coding sequence ATGCGCAAGCTCGGATTCAAGCAGAAACTCTGGCTACCGCTTCTCGTCAGCCTGACCGCCCTGCTGCTGGTGTCGATCTCCGCTGCCTGGCTGTCCTATCAGACGCGAATCGACGAGCGCAAACACGATCTGGTCAACGTCGCGCATATAGGCCTGTCGATTGTCGAGGAGTACGCAGCACTTGCGCAGGCCGGCACCCTCACCGAGGATCAGGCTCGCCAGCAGGCGCTCGCCCGGCTGCGCGACATCCGCTACGGCGAGGATGGTTACTTCCTCGTCATCAATTCGCGGCCGCAGATGGTGATGCATCCGATGAAGCCGGCGATGAACGGCAAGGATCTGAGCGGCGTCGCCGACGCCGACGGCCGCCACCACTATGTCGCTTTCGCCTCGACCGCGCAGGCCCCGCAAGGCGGCTTCGTCGACTACGTGTTTCCCCGGCCGCATATCACGCCGGCCACGGCGGTCGACAAGCTCGGCTACGTCGTGCGTTATGCGCCCTGGGACTGGATTATCGCCACCGGCGCTTACACAGACGATATCGCCGCTGCGTTCCATAACTCCCTGTACGCAGCGGGCGGCGTGTTCCTCGTGCTCGCCGTGCTGCTGGCGTTGCTGGTCGCGCTTATCAACCGCAGCATCGAACGCACCATTGGCGGCGATCCGCACTACGCCGCCGACATCACAGAAGCGATCGCCTCGGGCAACCTCGCCATCGGCATCCGCACGCGCAGGAACGACACCGATAGCCTGATGCAGACCATCCGGCGCATGCGTGATGCGTTGAAACGCACCATCGGCGAGATTCGCGGCGTCGCCGACAACGTGGCTGTCACCGCTCGCCAGATTGCCAGCGGCAATGCGGACCTCTCGGCGCGCACCGAGAGCCAGGCGGCTGCGCTGCAGCAAACCGCGTCGAGCCTGGAAGAAATGACCTCGATGGTGCACCAGACTGCGGAGAACGCCCGCAGCGCGAGCCAGCTCGCAACCAATGCCGCGCAGGTCACCGACCGCGGCGGCGCGATGGTGGTCGAGGCGGTCGCCACCATGCGCGACATTTCCAGCGAATCGCAGAAGATGGTCGACATCATCGCGGTGATCGAAGGCATCGCCTTTCAGACCAATATCCTCGCGTTGAACGCCGCCGTCGAAGCCGCAAGGGCCGGTGAGGAAGGCCGCGGCTTCGCGGTGGTGGCGGGTGAAGTGCGCAATCTGGCGCAGCGCAGCGCGAGTGCTGCCAAGGAAATTCGCGGATTGATCCAGAACGCCGTGGGCAAGGTGGGCTCGGGCGCCGAGCTGGTCGAGCGGACCGGTGCGACGATTCAGGAAGCGCAGGACGCCATGGCGCGTGTGACCAGCATCGTGCAGGAGATCGCCTTGGCGGTGGCGCAGCAGAGCGAGGGCATCGAACAGATCAACGTGGCCGTCACGCAGATGGACAACGTGACGCAACAGAACGCCGCGCTCGTCGAGCAGGCGGCTGCGGCGGCACTGTCGTTCGAGGATCAGGCGCGGCAGTTGCAAGCGGCCGTGGCGGCGTTCGACGTGGGGGAAACTTCGCACGGCTCAGCGGTCCAGCATTGA
- a CDS encoding MBL fold metallo-hydrolase codes for MPLLIEAFFDHVTSTVTYVVHAGDGSACAVIDPVLDYDPKAGRTSTASAERVGAFVREHSLQVAWLLETHAHADHLSAAPYLKEALGGRIAIGENIRTVQGVFKGVFHLGAELHADGRQFDHLFAPDETFSIGALQARALHVPGHTPADMAYQIGDAVFVGDTLFMPDVGSARCDFPGGDARMLYRSVQKLLALPAQTRLFMCHDYPPSTREPQWQTTVAEQRRSNIHLHDGVTEDEFVAMRTARDRTLEMPTLILPAIQVNIRAGALPEAEANGVRYLKIPLNTL; via the coding sequence ATGCCGCTCCTCATTGAAGCTTTTTTCGATCACGTCACCTCGACCGTGACCTATGTAGTCCATGCGGGCGACGGCTCGGCCTGCGCGGTGATTGACCCGGTGCTCGATTACGACCCGAAAGCCGGGCGCACGTCGACCGCATCGGCGGAGCGGGTGGGCGCGTTCGTACGCGAGCACAGTTTGCAGGTGGCTTGGCTGCTCGAGACGCACGCGCACGCCGATCACCTGTCGGCGGCGCCGTACCTGAAGGAAGCGCTGGGCGGCCGCATCGCGATCGGCGAAAACATCCGCACGGTGCAAGGGGTCTTCAAGGGCGTCTTCCATCTCGGTGCGGAGCTTCACGCTGACGGCAGGCAGTTCGATCATCTGTTCGCGCCGGACGAAACCTTCAGCATCGGTGCGTTGCAGGCGCGGGCGCTGCATGTGCCGGGCCACACGCCAGCAGATATGGCGTACCAGATCGGCGATGCGGTGTTCGTCGGCGACACGCTGTTCATGCCGGACGTAGGGTCGGCGCGTTGCGATTTTCCGGGCGGCGACGCGCGGATGCTGTACCGCTCCGTCCAGAAACTGCTCGCACTGCCGGCGCAAACGCGGCTCTTCATGTGCCACGATTACCCGCCCTCGACGCGCGAGCCGCAATGGCAAACCACGGTGGCCGAGCAGCGGCGCAGCAACATCCACTTGCACGACGGTGTGACAGAGGACGAGTTCGTTGCGATGCGCACGGCGCGCGACCGCACGCTCGAGATGCCGACGCTGATCCTGCCCGCCATTCAGGTGAACATCCGCGCCGGGGCCTTGCCGGAGGCGGAGGCAAATGGCGTGCGCTATCTTAAGATTCCGTTGAATACGCTTTGA
- a CDS encoding cobaltochelatase CobT-related protein — translation MHAARDAKGFDFESALSKIARVLTGQYGVSVVFSPDGPRVERGRIVIPDYEVGGALSTDVLVGYLDLLVARAKHSDLAQLEALPRGVEANLAHVIEDRRVCGQLLDEYPGARWFIGKLRAHAAGRTQQGWNRLRWRERFIWRVERRLWDETTSGAENSQSLSAAMVAAQDLLERASRSRSTADSIAAAREILARVRALSAGDVNNMMFTGSTAEDIDTDPLRSSFEPFESDGTRASEENAAAAPLDPGGGAEALNGAGMGHALADAQTSAARADSTVQPLRASARMVMSIPLATEFDVVNDQTGRGDLAAWRELRTRARAETAQLKEKLERALSADERTRWRREQERGEIDRPSLAKLATSPGYRTPFKVKRAAKGRDVAVTLLIDRSGSMAGRKIELAQLCAAALGDALTQLGFDCEVLGYSSIESPQMKLLYARQKAAGADLHRYNRLVERLDLQIYKRFGTADLSGLTGIDCGHENPDGEALAWAATRLADHAAERRILMVFSDGYPATGDGDPLVLRSDLRQRVTAIQKTGIELVGIGVLTDAVEAFYPHNVVVSRLAELPSTVFSVLSAMLLKR, via the coding sequence ATGCACGCAGCGCGCGACGCCAAAGGATTCGACTTCGAGTCCGCGCTCAGCAAGATTGCGCGCGTCCTCACGGGGCAGTATGGCGTGAGCGTCGTGTTCAGTCCGGATGGACCGCGGGTCGAGCGCGGACGGATCGTCATTCCCGATTACGAGGTGGGCGGCGCCCTCTCGACCGATGTACTGGTCGGCTATCTCGACCTGCTAGTGGCGCGCGCAAAACATTCGGACCTCGCGCAACTCGAAGCGCTACCTCGCGGTGTCGAGGCGAACCTCGCGCACGTGATCGAAGACCGGCGTGTGTGCGGCCAGTTGCTCGACGAGTATCCCGGTGCGCGCTGGTTTATCGGCAAGCTGCGCGCACATGCTGCGGGCCGCACGCAGCAAGGCTGGAATCGTCTGCGCTGGCGCGAGCGCTTTATCTGGCGCGTCGAACGCAGGCTGTGGGACGAGACCACCAGCGGCGCGGAAAACAGCCAGTCGCTTTCCGCTGCGATGGTGGCCGCGCAGGATCTGCTCGAGCGGGCGAGCCGCAGCCGGTCGACCGCCGACAGCATCGCCGCCGCGCGGGAGATTCTGGCGCGGGTCCGGGCGCTATCCGCGGGCGACGTCAATAACATGATGTTCACGGGCAGCACCGCGGAGGACATCGATACCGATCCGCTGCGCTCCTCCTTCGAGCCGTTCGAAAGCGACGGCACGCGCGCCAGCGAAGAGAACGCAGCAGCCGCGCCGCTGGATCCGGGCGGTGGCGCCGAGGCCTTGAACGGCGCCGGCATGGGGCACGCGCTCGCCGATGCGCAAACGTCCGCCGCGCGTGCGGACAGCACGGTACAACCCCTGCGCGCGTCTGCCCGGATGGTGATGTCGATCCCGCTCGCCACCGAATTCGACGTGGTCAACGACCAGACGGGCCGCGGCGACCTCGCCGCCTGGCGCGAACTGCGCACGCGGGCGCGAGCCGAAACCGCGCAACTCAAGGAAAAGCTCGAGCGCGCACTCAGCGCCGACGAGCGCACGCGCTGGCGGCGCGAGCAGGAGCGCGGCGAGATCGACCGGCCGTCGCTGGCGAAGCTCGCCACGTCGCCCGGCTATCGAACCCCGTTCAAGGTGAAACGCGCCGCCAAAGGACGCGACGTGGCCGTCACGCTGCTGATCGATCGCAGCGGTTCGATGGCGGGCCGCAAGATCGAACTGGCCCAGTTGTGCGCCGCCGCGCTGGGCGATGCGCTAACCCAGTTGGGCTTCGATTGCGAAGTGCTCGGCTACAGTTCGATCGAATCCCCGCAGATGAAACTGCTCTACGCCCGGCAAAAGGCCGCCGGCGCAGATTTGCACCGCTACAACCGGCTCGTCGAACGGCTCGATCTGCAGATCTATAAACGCTTTGGCACGGCGGATCTGAGCGGCCTCACCGGCATCGACTGCGGTCACGAAAATCCGGACGGCGAAGCACTCGCCTGGGCAGCGACGCGGCTCGCCGATCATGCCGCCGAGCGCCGTATCCTGATGGTGTTCTCCGACGGCTATCCGGCCACCGGCGACGGCGATCCGCTGGTGTTGCGCAGCGATCTGCGGCAACGCGTGACGGCGATCCAGAAGACCGGTATCGAGCTGGTGGGGATCGGCGTGCTGACCGACGCGGTGGAGGCGTTTTATCCGCACAACGTGGTCGTGAGCCGGCTGGCAGAACTGCCGTCGACGGTGTTTTCCGTGTTGAGCGCGATGTTGCTGAAGCGGTAG